Genomic segment of Sander lucioperca isolate FBNREF2018 chromosome 20, SLUC_FBN_1.2, whole genome shotgun sequence:
atatatatatatatatatatatatatatatatatatatatatatacacacacacacacacacacacacacacactgtatatatacactacatagggctgggacgatatgctatTACATGGGTGCtgattggatttgtattgcggttttcatttattgtgattctagaagtattgagATTCGATcgtattgacatttcttttctttctttaagaaaaacaaaagttgaaaaatacacttctagagacaatacaccaggggtggccaaccagttcatcataaagagccacaaaaaaacctgcaccatagcaaaaagccacacaacacatgcacgtccacactacaacagcaacagtgccttccagatctgatgacagtcataatacatagcagttttcatagtttttttttcttacttagattgactcagtgggaaatctgacagtctttgttatccacaatccttttcaggtcttgctagaactcggttgtgccactcgaagcgactctttcactcgtttgtcactagaggggctttcaaacaatctgattcagcagtgaaagggttaacgaggaaggtgatctgtggcagcttttttttcctcaggttgcagaatttgtcctcaaaactctgctgcattattttttattttaaaataattggcaaatgtattggcaagtgcattccattttttttgtacttatctgaaatgtttcaaaaagttaaaaaaagaataaaaataaatccaccaataacacagcccccagccacacagtaagagcctcaaaggagcaggcaaagagccgcatacggctcaagagccacaggttcgccacccctgcaaTACACCATGAGGCATTTCATGTCAGTcggacatttatttcatttgtagaAGAACATAACACGGATTTTCTGCACGTGTTTTGCTGCAAACAGAtttgatgtagtcgccgtcggcGGCACCGTAGAAACAGGAAATATTTAGctcaatcattggtaaaaataaataaatgaaaaatatcaATTCTGGGGAAAAGAATCAGTTTGAAAAAATCGTTAACAAAAATCCCCATACATATGATTTccgaccccccccccaaccaccaCCCACCACCCACCACCCCTAATTTATGAACAAGCATATAGTTTTGTCACGAGGCCCAACCTGTGAGCAGTTCCAGTACCTGAACAGTCCCATGAAGCGGAGCTTCTGGGTCATGGAGTAGTAAATCTTGTGCTGTGGGTACCAGTCGTACACCTCCTTCCTCTGGGCCATGGGGGGCTCCTGGAACAGCTGGACCACCTTCATGGACCTGGAGTCTGTCGGACGCACGACCCCCCCGAAGATCTGCGCGCTCAGTCGGGCCATGCGCACGGCGTAGCTGGACAGACCCGCCATGCCTTCCTCAACACAGCAGAGACAAGACTTCAGACAGGTCCAACATGGATGACACACATTCTCAACTGGGACAATCTGGAGTACAGCTGGAgcaattcaaaatgttgctgtgcaattaattgtcccagaaatgactGCGATTAACTAGGGCTGGGAGATATGGAGACATCATGTTTTTTCCAGCTATATGCTGACTAggtttacatgcatgcacaaaaatagtGTGATGTCAAAACAAATCTGCTCTCGTCACTGATTGGTCAATAATctcaggagagagagcaagtgTTACTATGGCCTTTTTTTACAGggctgataaatgtcctgagcgctgtcatctcctccttatgccatgattccaacttcaagaaacGCACGTTGGAGGATACGCAGTGCGCCCGCAACTTCAGGAGCctcggatgaagctgggaaCACGCAGTTTCCACACTGTGGTAATCCGCCGCGATAATAATGGTATTGtaaatgaaaacggtaattgttagcatcaacatttttaccgtgCTTATCCCCTAGTTTCTGTATTTGAATGAATGTTGCTGTAGCCTCAGTACGCTGTGCAGCTGTAGTATGAAGGGAAACTAGTGCCACCGCCTTGCGGTTGTAGGCCTCCGCCAACTAGTCAACTTTCAGGTTACGTCCACTCCAcgtctgtccagactcatatCATGTAGTATAGACTTGATGATTTAGTAAAAAAAGGTATAATGTGTATTTTCTGGCGAAACGTGGAGGCttcacactagggctgcacgatacgaGGAACATAtgcgcgataacgatattacttgcggtGAATAAACAGACAACCTGAAAACATAATGCCTCAGGCTGTAAATATAAttttataataattaaatataaaCGTAATTTTTTTTGGCAGGAATTTTTAAAAACCGATTTTTTTCCCTAGTATctaattttttcattttttatttcacaaaatgattGAGCCAAATATGTTCTGTTTATACGGTGCCTCCGacagcgactacatcatatccatttccagcaaaacagagccAAAGCAGAAAAATACATGTTCTATTTATCTTCTACAAATGATTTCAATGTCAGACTGCCTGACTGACATGTCATGTGCGTTCTTCttaggaaaaaaacatccaaaaatgaTTTGTCTATCGCCCTTCACTAACCTTACCGTAACATATTTTTTCCCCCAGAAAGATGGTCCTGTggggtccaccggaaggggagaGACTTCGGGTGCAGCCAAAAACTACTAAAactatggcgcttttccattacatggtaccagctcgactcgccttttttggttttccattacgaaaaaaagtccctggtacctgctaacaggtactttttatagtacctcctcagtcgaggttccaagcgagctgaggcgagccgaaaaggtgacgtgaaagcgacagacgggggtgtcctgaacaaacccgctatttttaaacagtttagccagctgtgtttttgctgcctccagcttaacttgaaacaaaatgtgtcttctggcaacacacaccttcgacgttctgtgtgtgtgtacgttaggtcacagtagtttactgcggcgccgcttgtttacagttctgcacacaccagcgcacaagtataaacatcaggccacttttacataggtTACACAGGCTACGGCTAAAGTTCTGCGTGGAGCccccacagaactgtaaaacaaactcaagtggcctgatgtttatacatgtgcgctggtgtgtgcatcgatacggcataacgaccagTCACGCTGAGGCGGtcctaaaatctgcaatggaaaacggacgcacagtgtgtcgagtcgaggcgagtcgagcaggtaccatgtagtgtTTTAGTCGTCGTATGTAAGCCAGACTTGAAGGCTTCGATTTCTCTAAAACCTTGACGAAAAGCCCTCATACATCAATATGATGAAGAACAGCCCCTCATGTGTCCACTTAGCCTTCTGAACAGTAACAACATGGCGTCTTACCTGGAACAGTTAGCCTGTGAGGAAGTGCACACCGTCGTATAGTGGAACACCCTATACACGCGAGCAAAACACACTAAAACTCGACTTAAATTACAAGTATAGTTAAGTGTACTAACGTTTTAACTAACGTTAACCTTCACACACCATAGCCTACTGCCATCACAAGCTGTATCGCGCATGACACATTTTCCGTGGAGCTGATTGGTTAGTTACCTTCACTTCCTGTTgtccttctttttcttctttatggTTCAAACCAACTTAAaggtgcattaccgccaccaactGGACTGGAGTGTGAACGAGAGATAGGCTAAatgctgagaaaaaaataaaataaaaaataaatgaaagtaaCTACATTGTGAAAAGGTGTGGAGGTCTGCCTTAGGAAGTGTCTGAAAAAGGTCTCTCTGGGTATTGTAGTCCTTGCAATGAATTAGTATGTGTTCAACAGTTTCTGGCTGGTTACAGTATGTGCATTTTCCAGTTGAATGTTTGCCTATTTTATGTAAAGAATAACATTTTAGCATTCTGtacaatataataaatatttaatttcattgaTAATATCTGTTCTAAATGATGATCTGCCTGATCTTATGCTGGATAGTGCTGAAAAACAGATGCATAACATGGGTATTTCCTCTCCTCTATCCACTTTAATGCCAACAACACTACCAATAGCTCTATGTATACTGATAAATGGTCAGAAAACCCTTTTCTCTATGTATCACTCCCCAGGGTATACACTGCTGCACCTGCACACCCTTTGTCTGGATCTTTGGAGCCATCTGTAAAATTGAAAACTGAGCCTGAGAAattatttttaacataattCTGGACTATGCGCCATACTGGAAGATGTTCTGACTTATTCTTCAATTCTTGATGTATATTTAGGACTACACTTGGCAAGGGGAATACCCatggaggaagggaggagaTAGAAACAGTAGGCCTTTACTGTGGTTGACCTAATCCAATGCTTGCTGCTTTAGCATCACCAATCCATCCAAAACTCATGAAATGTGACTCGTGTTCCCAGCAGTCTGTTAAAATGCTCTTTGCAGGATGTGAATTACCAATGCCCCTGGGGATTAACCCAGTATGCCAGCATTACCTTGACCCTTCTTATTCTCTAAGGCATCCCTTCCATTTCCACCTGCATCGCTGAAACTGGAGATGTTTTAAAAGACCCACTACACTACAGATCCTCAGGGCCCGAGCTTGTAAGACATCCAGTTCCTTGTGATGAGATTCTGCTGCTGACATGAAAGCTATACAAAGCTCCCCACTCCTGTCTTGCCAAACAACGGAGTACATTAATAACCTTTTTACATTTATTCTGAATCGCTCCTATATCAGTATTCCATGTGGGCTTTCCATCAAACCATACACCAAGACATCTAATTGCTTTTACTATTCAATAGGTTTATCTTACAGTTTTTAATAATATGGGTGCAATTTTAAGCCGTCTTGAAAAACAGATCACCTGAGTTTTTGCCACAGACAGTTTAAATCCCCATCTTCTTGTCCATCCCTCCACTTAAGCCACTGCAGCTTGAACTTTTGTATTTACAAATGCTAATCTACAAAGCCCCGTCATCCAGCTACAAAGACCTTCCCACACCTCGAACAACTAGAGAGAATATGTCATATATAATTATGTTGAAAAGCAATGGGCTACAAACGCTTCTTTGCGGAGTACCATTCTCCACCGCATAAACACTGGAGTATTCTGCAACTACTCTTACTTATGTTTTCCTCTCACGTTAAAAATCCAAAACCCAATTATATGCTCTACCACCAATTCCCAATGATTTTAACTTTAT
This window contains:
- the mrps33 gene encoding 28S ribosomal protein S33, mitochondrial, which gives rise to MAGLSSYAVRMARLSAQIFGGVVRPTDSRSMKVVQLFQEPPMAQRKEVYDWYPQHKIYYSMTQKLRFMGLFRYWNCSQVGPRDKTICLFIN